A genomic window from Pantoea phytobeneficialis includes:
- a CDS encoding amidase — protein sequence MAIERPDAAQLHHLASQLHLQLSDEEAAEYLALMQPNLDAYDLIDELSDEMPPVNYPRQQGYRPAGEENALNAWYYKSEVKGATEGRLIGKTVALKDNIALAGVPMMNGATSLEGHVPLFDATVVTRLLDAGATILGKATCEHFCLSGGSHTSDPAPVQNPWRQGYSAGGSSSGSAALVAAGEVDMAIGCDQGGSIRIPSAFCGTYGMKPTHGLVPYTGIMPIEATIDHAGPITATVADNALMLEVMAGPDGLDPRQYMSRGGNYSAALGKGVKGLKIGILTEGFQLPNLQPDVALKVRNAVAKLENLGAVVGEISVPGHRLAAALWSPIGCEGLTMQMMHGNGMGFNWEGQYDVALLDKHAAWRDHADSLSPSLKICMLIGQYGLSRYHGRFYAKAQNIARRARADYDRALGDFDLLVMPTVPITAQPLPEPDCSITEYISRAFEMIGNTAALDVTGHPAMSVPCGIVDGLPVGMMLVGRHYAESTIYQAAAAFEASGDWKQL from the coding sequence TCCGGATGCAGCGCAGCTGCATCACCTTGCCAGCCAGCTCCATCTGCAACTCAGTGATGAAGAAGCGGCTGAATATCTGGCGCTTATGCAACCCAATCTGGATGCCTATGACCTTATCGATGAGCTGTCAGATGAGATGCCGCCCGTTAATTATCCGCGGCAGCAGGGCTACCGTCCGGCCGGAGAGGAAAATGCACTGAATGCCTGGTATTACAAAAGTGAAGTCAAAGGGGCAACTGAAGGGCGACTGATCGGCAAAACCGTGGCCCTCAAGGACAACATTGCCCTCGCCGGAGTACCGATGATGAACGGTGCGACGTCGCTGGAAGGGCATGTCCCCCTGTTTGATGCCACAGTGGTGACCCGTCTGCTGGATGCCGGCGCCACCATCCTGGGCAAAGCCACCTGTGAACATTTTTGTCTGTCGGGTGGCAGCCATACCTCCGATCCTGCTCCGGTGCAGAATCCCTGGCGACAGGGCTACAGCGCGGGAGGCTCCTCGTCAGGCAGTGCAGCGCTGGTCGCGGCTGGCGAGGTGGATATGGCAATTGGTTGCGATCAGGGGGGATCGATCCGCATTCCCTCCGCATTTTGCGGCACCTATGGCATGAAACCCACCCACGGGCTGGTGCCTTATACCGGCATCATGCCGATTGAAGCCACCATTGATCATGCTGGTCCTATCACCGCGACGGTGGCGGATAACGCTCTGATGCTGGAAGTGATGGCCGGTCCGGATGGCCTCGATCCCCGACAATATATGTCACGCGGTGGCAACTATAGCGCGGCACTCGGCAAGGGGGTCAAAGGGTTGAAAATTGGCATCCTCACCGAAGGATTCCAGTTGCCCAATCTACAGCCTGATGTGGCCCTTAAGGTGCGTAATGCCGTGGCCAAACTGGAAAACCTGGGTGCCGTGGTTGGCGAAATCTCGGTGCCGGGTCATCGGCTTGCCGCCGCCTTATGGTCACCAATTGGCTGCGAAGGGCTGACTATGCAGATGATGCACGGCAATGGCATGGGTTTTAACTGGGAAGGGCAGTATGACGTTGCTCTGCTCGACAAACATGCCGCCTGGCGCGACCACGCTGACTCGCTCTCTCCTTCACTCAAAATTTGCATGCTGATAGGCCAGTACGGACTGTCGCGTTACCACGGCCGGTTTTATGCCAAAGCACAGAACATCGCCCGGCGTGCGCGTGCTGATTATGACCGTGCCCTGGGTGATTTTGATCTGCTGGTGATGCCGACGGTACCGATCACCGCACAACCCCTGCCCGAACCTGATTGCTCCATCACTGAATACATTTCTCGCGCCTTCGAGATGATTGGCAATACCGCTGCGCTGGATGTCACCGGCCATCCGGCGATGTCGGTTCCCTGTGGAATAGTGGACGGACTGCCAGTTGGCATGATGTTGGTAGGTCGCCACTACGCGGAAAGCACGATTTATCAGGCCGCTGCTGCATTTGAAGCCAGCGGGGACTGGAAACAGCTGTAA
- the nthA gene encoding nitrile hydratase subunit alpha yields the protein MAHDHDHEHTEPPAEIALRVKALESLLVEKGLVDPAAMDALIDTYEHRIGPRNGARVVAKAWSDPDYKARLLADGTQAIAELGFSGVQGEDMMVVENTPEVHNVTVCTLCSCYPWPTLGLPPAWYKSAPYRARIVIDPRSVLAEFGVTIGADREIRVWDSSAELRYLVLPERPAGTEGWSEDQLADLVTRDAMIGTGVALQPGSN from the coding sequence ATGGCACACGACCATGATCATGAACATACCGAACCCCCGGCAGAGATCGCTTTACGGGTGAAAGCGCTGGAGTCGCTGCTGGTTGAGAAAGGGTTGGTGGACCCGGCGGCAATGGATGCGCTGATTGACACCTATGAACACCGCATCGGTCCACGCAATGGTGCCAGGGTGGTGGCAAAAGCCTGGAGTGATCCTGATTACAAAGCACGTTTGTTGGCTGACGGGACTCAGGCCATTGCTGAGCTGGGATTTTCTGGCGTGCAGGGCGAAGACATGATGGTGGTTGAGAATACCCCGGAGGTCCACAACGTGACGGTCTGCACGCTCTGTTCCTGCTATCCGTGGCCGACACTGGGTTTGCCTCCGGCATGGTACAAATCCGCGCCTTACCGCGCACGCATTGTTATCGACCCGCGCAGTGTACTGGCTGAGTTCGGGGTGACAATTGGTGCAGATCGCGAAATCCGCGTGTGGGACAGCAGTGCTGAACTGCGTTATCTGGTGCTGCCGGAAAGGCCAGCCGGAACCGAGGGCTGGAGCGAAGATCAACTGGCCGATCTGGTGACGCGAGACGCGATGATTGGCACCGGCGTGGCATTACAACCTGGCAGCAATTAA
- the nthB gene encoding nitrile hydratase subunit beta, whose protein sequence is MNGIHDLGGMHGMGAVITEPNEPPFHHEWERRAFSLFASLFVGGHFNVDMFRHAIERMNPAHYLEESYYEHWMHAFETLLLEKGVITREELAGKVAAVPASAETPVLRSDMVQAVVNTGASARVNEEVSARFRVGDQVRAKNLNPVGHTRLPRYARGKIGTIEIDHGVFVTPDTVAHGLGEHPQHVYSVRFAATELWGADAPPKDTVRIDLWDDYLEAL, encoded by the coding sequence ATGAACGGGATACACGATCTGGGCGGCATGCACGGTATGGGTGCTGTCATTACCGAACCTAACGAACCGCCTTTCCACCACGAATGGGAGCGCCGGGCTTTCTCGCTATTTGCTTCGTTGTTTGTTGGCGGTCACTTCAACGTCGACATGTTCAGACATGCGATTGAGCGCATGAACCCGGCGCATTACCTGGAAGAAAGCTACTACGAACACTGGATGCATGCCTTTGAGACTCTGTTGCTGGAGAAAGGGGTGATTACCCGCGAGGAGCTTGCAGGCAAAGTCGCAGCCGTGCCCGCCAGCGCGGAAACACCGGTGCTGCGTTCAGATATGGTGCAGGCCGTGGTCAACACCGGCGCTTCAGCTCGGGTGAATGAAGAGGTGAGCGCCAGATTTCGTGTTGGTGATCAGGTCAGAGCGAAGAACCTTAACCCTGTCGGTCATACCCGACTGCCACGTTATGCACGCGGGAAAATCGGCACCATTGAGATTGATCACGGCGTGTTTGTCACACCAGACACGGTAGCGCATGGGCTGGGTGAACATCCGCAACATGTTTACAGCGTCAGGTTTGCCGCCACCGAACTGTGGGGAGCTGATGCGCCACCGAAAGATACGGTACGTATTGATTTGTGGGACGACTATCTGGAGGCCTTATGA
- a CDS encoding nitrile hydratase accessory protein, with amino-acid sequence MSKDVAIVIPGQDADSAPFEHPWQAQVFSLIVHLHQAGKFSWNTWVEVFSREIKAAPARADESINDAYYRQWVSAAEKLILSLAMTEEADIAQRATEWRQAYLHTPHGMPVILSNASCPPAHSHQHPTLRVPVAVSPAARTAELS; translated from the coding sequence ATGAGCAAAGATGTCGCGATCGTTATCCCTGGTCAAGATGCCGACAGCGCGCCTTTTGAACATCCGTGGCAGGCACAGGTGTTCTCGCTGATTGTTCACCTGCATCAGGCGGGAAAATTCAGCTGGAATACATGGGTGGAGGTCTTCAGCCGAGAAATCAAAGCCGCACCGGCACGGGCGGATGAAAGCATCAACGATGCTTATTACCGCCAGTGGGTGTCTGCGGCTGAGAAGTTGATTTTGTCGCTCGCAATGACCGAAGAAGCAGACATTGCACAACGTGCTACGGAATGGCGTCAGGCGTATTTGCATACGCCGCACGGCATGCCGGTAATACTGAGTAACGCCAGTTGCCCGCCCGCGCACAGCCATCAACACCCAACATTGCGGGTGCCGGTGGCGGTTAGCCCGGCCGCCCGTACCGCTGAACTTTCATAA
- a CDS encoding CbtB domain-containing protein — protein sequence MSHVATSSQIQNTPIPLVSLLPWAAFITLMVLLAVYFVGAEQGATAVFSGNQVHEYFHDARHLLGFPCH from the coding sequence ATGAGTCACGTCGCGACATCGAGCCAGATCCAGAACACACCCATCCCGCTGGTATCTTTGCTGCCCTGGGCGGCATTCATCACCTTGATGGTGTTGCTGGCTGTCTATTTTGTTGGTGCCGAACAGGGGGCTACCGCCGTCTTTTCTGGTAACCAGGTCCATGAGTATTTTCATGATGCCCGCCATTTGCTGGGTTTCCCCTGCCACTGA
- a CDS encoding CbtA family protein → MTGKLLLQGMMAGILAGIITFGFAHIFGEPQVDRAISIEEQLSHPHLPASAEKGHHHDEADGEVFSRQTQSGAGLLSGMILFSAAMGGALALIWSFCWQRTGPAHPRALALSLAMAGFLVMSLMPGLKYPPNPPAVGDPSTIGYRTSLYFAMLLISAVIIVAAAWSAHQMKRRLGAWNAALWGAMSGCVMMIAACMLMPAINEIPASFSADVLWRFRLSAFGTQLTMWCVMGVLFGAFAEKIVQKPALRQWADVH, encoded by the coding sequence ATGACCGGAAAACTCCTGTTGCAGGGCATGATGGCCGGGATTCTGGCGGGCATCATCACCTTTGGTTTTGCACATATTTTTGGCGAGCCGCAGGTCGATCGGGCAATTTCTATCGAAGAACAACTTTCTCATCCGCATCTGCCTGCCAGCGCTGAGAAGGGTCATCACCATGATGAGGCTGATGGGGAAGTCTTCAGTCGCCAGACCCAGTCCGGTGCCGGATTGTTGAGCGGGATGATCCTGTTCAGCGCTGCAATGGGGGGCGCGCTGGCGCTGATCTGGTCTTTTTGCTGGCAACGCACTGGCCCGGCGCATCCTCGCGCCCTGGCACTGAGTCTGGCGATGGCCGGGTTTCTGGTGATGAGCCTGATGCCGGGCCTGAAATATCCACCGAACCCTCCGGCGGTGGGGGATCCATCCACCATTGGTTACCGGACCAGTCTCTACTTTGCCATGCTGCTGATCTCCGCCGTCATCATCGTGGCGGCGGCGTGGAGTGCGCATCAGATGAAACGTCGGCTGGGGGCATGGAATGCCGCGCTGTGGGGCGCGATGTCAGGCTGCGTGATGATGATTGCCGCCTGTATGCTGATGCCCGCGATCAATGAGATCCCGGCCAGCTTTTCTGCGGATGTGTTGTGGCGCTTTCGCCTGAGTGCCTTCGGTACCCAACTGACGATGTGGTGCGTGATGGGAGTGCTGTTTGGGGCTTTCGCCGAGAAGATTGTGCAAAAACCCGCCCTGCGCCAGTGGGCGGATGTGCACTGA
- a CDS encoding histidine phosphatase family protein — MAITLQLICQGETLANRQSRFPADDPLCEQALPQRFGPYSQIWIAASVASIQTAQALGLSGEQVTALVEPGYGRWSGLAIRDVMTQEPDVFMRWLKGEAPPDGESLQQLMARCEGWLTQCVALQGLHCAIVSSAVIRAMVVTVLGAPPHAFNAIDIHPLSVTQLRSDGKRWHLCPGK, encoded by the coding sequence ATGGCAATTACCCTGCAACTGATTTGCCAGGGGGAAACTCTGGCAAACCGGCAATCACGGTTTCCCGCTGATGACCCTTTGTGCGAACAGGCTTTACCACAACGGTTCGGGCCTTACAGTCAAATCTGGATTGCGGCGAGTGTGGCGAGCATCCAGACGGCCCAGGCTTTGGGGCTAAGCGGAGAGCAGGTGACCGCGCTGGTGGAACCTGGTTATGGTCGCTGGTCGGGTTTAGCCATCAGGGATGTGATGACACAGGAGCCAGACGTTTTTATGCGCTGGCTCAAAGGCGAGGCACCACCTGATGGGGAATCTCTCCAGCAGTTGATGGCCCGCTGTGAGGGATGGTTGACGCAGTGCGTCGCGCTACAGGGACTGCACTGCGCCATCGTGTCTTCAGCCGTGATCCGCGCGATGGTGGTCACTGTCCTGGGCGCGCCACCGCACGCGTTTAACGCCATCGATATTCATCCCTTGAGCGTGACGCAACTGCGCAGCGACGGTAAACGCTGGCATTTGTGCCCTGGCAAGTGA
- a CDS encoding NAD(P)H-dependent oxidoreductase: protein MSIVNEKLAWRYATKKFDASKVVPEDKLERIIEAVRLTATSSGLQPFELLVVTNTEIREKIRAVAWDQAQVTDCSHVLVFAAWDDITPERVHMMFDLTNEVRGFRNEGWENYRQMLLGIVGERGTEANYQAAARQAYIALGSALIAAAFEEVDATPMEGFDPQAVDEILGLKEKGLRSVIILPLGYRAAEGDWLVNLQKVRRSRENFVTEIK, encoded by the coding sequence GTGTCGATCGTTAATGAAAAACTTGCCTGGCGCTATGCGACCAAAAAATTTGATGCCAGCAAAGTGGTGCCTGAGGATAAGCTGGAACGCATTATTGAAGCGGTACGCTTAACCGCCACCTCCAGTGGCTTGCAGCCGTTTGAGCTGTTGGTTGTTACCAATACTGAAATCCGCGAAAAAATTCGTGCGGTTGCCTGGGATCAGGCGCAGGTGACGGATTGTTCTCATGTGTTGGTGTTTGCTGCCTGGGATGACATCACGCCAGAACGCGTCCATATGATGTTTGATCTGACCAATGAAGTCCGTGGCTTCCGTAATGAAGGCTGGGAAAACTATCGTCAGATGTTGCTGGGTATTGTGGGTGAGCGTGGTACTGAAGCAAACTATCAGGCGGCAGCACGTCAGGCGTATATCGCACTGGGTAGCGCCCTGATTGCGGCGGCGTTTGAAGAAGTTGATGCTACACCGATGGAAGGTTTCGACCCGCAAGCCGTGGATGAAATCCTCGGTCTGAAGGAGAAAGGATTACGCAGCGTGATCATTCTGCCGTTGGGCTATCGTGCGGCTGAAGGTGACTGGCTGGTCAACCTGCAAAAAGTTCGTCGCAGCCGCGAAAACTTCGTCACTGAAATCAAGTAA
- a CDS encoding substrate-binding domain-containing protein, which produces MRKTKRVTISDIAALAGVSKATASLVLNGRGKELRVAKETRERVLTLAQQHHYQPSIHARLLRDDRSHTLGLVVPEITNHGFAVFSHELENLCREAGLQLLISCTDENAGQEMVVVNNLVARQVDGLIVASSMLSDSDYVKLSEQLPVVLFDRHMNDTRLPLVITDSITPTADLVERLARANPDEIYFLGGQPRLSPTKDRLAGFMQGLERAGVTPRQEWIIHGNYHPSSGYEMFAALCARLGRPPKALFTAACGLLEGVLRYMSQHHLLTSDIRIASFDDHYLYDSLSVPIDTVEQNVPRLAQECFTMMTQMIQGQDPAENQVILPATLRLRSA; this is translated from the coding sequence GTGAGAAAAACCAAACGCGTTACCATCAGTGATATCGCCGCGCTGGCAGGGGTGTCCAAAGCCACTGCCAGCCTGGTGCTGAACGGCCGTGGTAAAGAGTTGCGGGTCGCGAAGGAGACACGCGAGCGAGTGCTCACCCTCGCCCAACAACACCACTACCAGCCAAGCATCCATGCGCGTCTGTTGCGCGATGATCGCAGCCATACGCTGGGGCTGGTGGTGCCGGAAATCACCAACCACGGTTTCGCGGTGTTTTCTCACGAACTGGAAAATCTCTGCCGCGAAGCGGGTCTGCAATTGCTCATCTCCTGCACTGACGAGAATGCCGGTCAGGAAATGGTGGTGGTGAACAATCTGGTGGCGCGTCAGGTGGATGGCCTGATCGTCGCATCCAGTATGCTAAGCGACAGCGACTATGTGAAGCTGAGCGAACAATTGCCGGTGGTGCTGTTTGACCGTCATATGAATGACACCCGGTTACCGCTGGTGATTACCGACTCCATCACTCCTACCGCCGATTTAGTCGAGCGCCTGGCGCGCGCCAACCCTGACGAAATCTATTTTCTCGGCGGGCAGCCGCGTCTGTCCCCCACCAAAGACCGCCTGGCGGGTTTTATGCAGGGACTGGAACGCGCAGGGGTCACGCCGCGTCAGGAGTGGATCATTCACGGCAACTATCACCCGAGCAGTGGTTACGAGATGTTTGCGGCATTGTGTGCTCGTCTGGGACGACCGCCAAAAGCGTTATTTACCGCCGCCTGTGGTCTGCTGGAAGGGGTGTTGCGTTATATGAGTCAGCATCATTTACTGACCAGTGATATCCGTATCGCCAGCTTTGATGATCACTACCTGTACGATTCGCTGTCGGTGCCGATTGACACTGTCGAACAGAACGTACCACGCCTGGCGCAGGAGTGTTTCACCATGATGACACAGATGATTCAGGGACAAGACCCGGCAGAAAACCAGGTCATACTTCCCGCCACCCTGCGTTTACGTTCGGCATAA